The following are from one region of the Burkholderiales bacterium genome:
- a CDS encoding aspartate carbamoyltransferase: protein MTKHPRQIQDYSRFIALFLVFGCTIAVAQTKQEHIHRMGQSVMPFDLTKTTHIFRMTDFGGVERVIVKDPAATDQVALIQRHLQHEAEAFQRGNYSDPASLHGADMPGLKELEAGAAKIKISYSALPTGAEITFKTTDLHLLTAIHRWFGAQLSEHGADATSE, encoded by the coding sequence ATGACTAAACATCCGCGGCAGATTCAGGATTACAGTCGATTTATCGCGCTTTTTCTGGTTTTCGGCTGCACGATCGCCGTGGCCCAGACCAAGCAAGAGCACATTCACCGAATGGGTCAAAGCGTTATGCCCTTTGACCTCACCAAGACAACCCACATCTTCCGAATGACGGACTTTGGCGGCGTAGAGCGAGTTATCGTCAAAGACCCGGCGGCAACGGATCAGGTGGCGCTGATTCAGCGGCACCTTCAGCATGAAGCAGAAGCGTTTCAACGTGGCAACTATTCCGATCCGGCATCACTGCACGGCGCGGATATGCCGGGGTTAAAGGAATTAGAAGCCGGTGCCGCAAAAATAAAAATTTCGTATTCGGCATTACCCACCGGCGCAGAAATCACGTTTAAAACAACGGACCTTCATTTGCTTACCGCAATTCACAGGTGGTTTGGCGCGCAGTTGTCAGAGCACGGCGCGGATGCAACATCCGAATGA